From a region of the Phaseolus vulgaris cultivar G19833 chromosome 6, P. vulgaris v2.0, whole genome shotgun sequence genome:
- the LOC137830987 gene encoding L-ascorbate oxidase-like, with the protein MGLKAVLVWCIWLGLIQYSVGGRVRHYRFDVEYMMRKPDCLEHVVMGINGQFPGPTIRAEVGDTLHIALTNKLFTEGTVIHWHGIRQVGTPWADGTAAISQCAINPGETFHYRFIVERPGTYFYHGHHGMQRSAGLYGSLIVDLPKGQKEAFHYDGEFNLLLSDFWHTSSHEQEVGLSSIPLKWIGEPQSLLINGRGQFNCSLAAKFINTTLPECQFKGGEECAPQILHVEPNKTYRIRVASTTSLAALNLAISNHKLVVVEADGNYVTPFVIDDMDIYSGETYSVLLRTDQDPKKNYWLSIGVRGRKPNTTQGLTILNYKTISASVFPTSPPPLTPLWNDFERSKAFTKKIIAKMGTPQPPKRSDRTIFLLNTQNRVDGFTKWSINNVSLTLPPTPYLGSIKFKLNDAFDQTPPPVTFPQDYDIFNPPVNPNSTIGNGVYKFNLNEVVDVILQNANQLSGNGSEIHPWHLHGHDFWVLGYGEGKFKQGDEKKFNLTHAPLRNTAVIFPYGWTALRFKADNPGVWAFHCHIEPHLHMGMGVIFAEGVHKVGKIPREALTCGLTGKKLVENGH; encoded by the exons ATGGGGTTGAAAGcagttttggtttggtgcatATGGTTGGGGCTGATACAATATTCAGTTGGAGGAAGGGTGAGGCACTACAGGTTTGATGTGGAGTACATGATGAGAAAGCCAGATTGTTTGGAACACGTTGTGATGGGAATCAATGGGCAGTTTCCAGGGCCAACTATTAGGGCTGAAGTTGGTGACACTCTTCACATTGCTCTCACCAACAAGCTTTTCACTGAGGGAACTGTTATTCACTGGCATGGAATCAGACag GTTGGAACTCCTTGGGCAGATGGAACTGCTGCTATCTCACAGTGTGCTATAAATCCAGGAGAAACTTTTCACTACAGGTTTATAGTTGAGAGG CCTGGAACATATTTTTATCACGGACACCATGGAATGCAAAGATCAGCAGGGTTGTATGGTTCACTGATAGTAGATTTGCCAAAGGGACAAAAAGAAGCATTTCATTATGATGGTGAGTTCAACCTCCTTCTCAGTGATTTCTGGCACACCAGTTCACATGAACAAGAAGTTGGTCTCTCTTCCATACCATTAAAATGGATTGGTGAACCTCAG AGTCTGCTGATCAATGGAAGGGGACAATTCAATTGTTCTCTGGCAGCTAAATTCATAAACACCACTCTTCCCGAGTGCCAATTTAAAGGTGGTGAAGAATGTGCACCTCAAATTCTTCATGTAGAGCCAAACAAGACCTACAGGATTAGGGTTGCCAGCACCACTTCCCTTGCTGCACTCAACTTAGCCATTTCG AATCACAAACTTGTTGTTGTGGAAGCTGATGGAAACTATGTTACACCATTTGTGATTGATGATATGGATATTTACTCTGGTGAGACCTACTCAGTTCTCCTTCGCACAGATCAAGATCCAAAGAAAAATTATTGGCTTTCAATTGGGGTTAGAGGAAGAAAACCTAACACCACACAAGGTCTAACCATTCTAAACTACAAGACAATTTCTGCATCAGTTTTTCCAACTTCTCCACCACCCCTCACACCCCTTTGGAATGATTTTGAACGTAGCAAAGCATTCACCAAGAAAATCATTGCCAAGATGGGAACCCCACAACCTCCAAAACGTTCTGATCGTACAATTTTCCTCCTCAACACCCAAAATCGCGTTGATGGGTTCACCAAATGGTCCATTAACAACGTGTCCCTAACATTGCCACCAACCCCTTACTTGGGCTCCATCAAGTTCAAACTAAACGATGCATTTGATCAAACACCTCCACCTGTGACCTTCCCTCAAGACTATGACATTTTCAACCCTCCTGTGAACCCTAACTCAACCATTGGCAATGGGGTGTACAAGTTCAACCTTAACGAGGTTGTTGATGTGATATTGCAAAATGCAAACCAATTGAGTGGAAATGGTAGTGAGATTCACCCTTGGCACTTGCATGGGCATGACTTTTGGGTTTTGGGGTATGGAGAAGGCAAATTCAAACAAGGTGATGAGAAGAAATTCAACTTGACACATGCACCATTGAGGAACACAGCAGTGATATTTCCATATGGTTGGACTGCATTGAGGTTTAAGGCAGATAACCCAGGAGTTTGGGCCTTCCATTGTCACATTGAACCACATTTGCACATGGGAATGGGTGTGATTTTTGCTGAGGGTGTTCACAAAGTTGGAAAAATCCCAAGAGAAGCCCTTACTTGTGGGCTTACCGGGAAGAAGCTAGTAGAAAATGGACACTAA